Within Raineyella sp. W15-4, the genomic segment CCCGAGTGGTGACCGGTGACGCCACCGCGCTGCTCGACGGGCTGTGGTCGCCCGGCGTGTCGGTGTTCGCCGATCCGGCCCGCCGGACCGGGGCCGGGCGGACCTGGAACCCGGCCGACTTCACCCCGCCGTGGGACTGGGCGGTCGGGCTGCTGGACCGGGCCGCCGCGACGGGTGGCGTGGGGTGCCTGAAGCTGGGGCCCGGACTGCCGTACCGGCTGATCCCCGAGGGGGTGGCAGCCGAGTGGGTGAGCCATCGCGGTGATCTGGTCGAGGTCGCGCTCTGGGCGGGTGCCGGCGCCGGCCTGCCCGCCGCCGGCACCCGGACCGCCACCCTGCTCGACGACGCCGGCGCCGTCCATCGCCTCGTCGCCACCGACACGACGGTGCCGGGCCGGGAACCCGCCGTCGGGACCGTGCTGTGGGAACCCGACCCGGCCGTCATCCGGGCGGGGGCGGTGGACACCCTGGCCGCCCTGCTCGGCGCGGGCCGGGTCGCCGAGGAGATCGCCTACCTGGTCGGCGATCCGGCCGAGCCGGCCGATGCCGGTGCCCCGCCGGCCGGTGCCGGTGCCCCGCCGGCCGATGCCGGGGTCGAGCCGACGGCGTTCGCGACGGCCTTCCGGATCCTCGAGGTGCTGCCGGCCAGGGAGAAGGTGCTGCGGGCCTGGGTCCGCGAGCGTCGGGTCGGTCGGCTCGAGATCAAGAAGCGCGGCGTCGACACCGATCCGGCCGCCCTGCGCCGCCGGCTGCGGCCGTCCGGCCCGTACGCCGCCACCCTCGTGCTCACCCCGACGCCGGATGGCGCCAGGGCCCTGGTGGTGGAACGGGCGGAACGTACGTCACCCCCGCCGTCGCGCAGCTGACGGACCAGGTGCTGACGGACCCACCGGCCCCGGGTGAGCGGCGGCGTCACCTGGCGAGATGACCGGCGGTGGGGGTACCGACGGTTGCTACTCTCGCCACGTCAATGATCACAGTTTCAACGACTGTGCAGTCGTCGATCCAGAGGTGGAGCCCCCATGACCACGACCGTGCGCGCGCCGCGCAATGCCACGTCCGTCCCGATCCACGCCCCGCTCGCCGACCGGTGGAGCCCGCGGGGATTCGATGCCGACTACGTCGTCTCCGAGGAGGACCTGAAGGCCCTCGGTGAGGCTGCCCGCTGGGCACCGTCGGCGAGCAACCTCCAGCCGACCCGCTTCATCGTCGCCGCCCGCGGGACCGAGACCTTCGACAAGATCCTCTCCGCCCTGATGGACTTCAACCAGGCCTGGACCCCCCGCGCCTCGCTGCTGATCGTCGCCGTCGCCGAACTCGAGCGGGACGGCAAGCGGCTGCGGTGGGCCGAGTACGACTTAGGCCAGGCCGTCGCGCACCTCAGCGTGGAGGCCCAGTCCCGCGGGCTGCACGTCCGGCAGATGGGCGGGTTCCACGTCGACGCGCTCCGCGAGACCTTCGACCTGGGACCCGCACTGGAGCCGGTCAGTGTCGTGGCCGTCGGCAAGGCGGCCGCCGGTGACGACCTGCCGGAGAGCATCCGGCAGCGGGATGCCGCTCCGCGGACGCGTCGGGCGCTCGACGAGCTGACCATCGTCCGCGACGCCTGAGGCCCGGAGCCTTGTCGTTTCGCCGGGGCTGCCGTCCGGGAGGGGCCTGGTCCCCTACGATGCGGGCATGACTGTGGACCTCAGCGTCGAGATCGAGGAATCCGACGTCGCGACTCTCTCGCTGATTGCCGCCGCCGGCGGCCGCACCATCGAGGCGTACGTCACGGGACTCGTCCACACCGAGGCGGTCCGGCTGCGGCAGGCGGAGGCGTTCAGCCGGCTCGCGGATCGACGGCTCGCGGTCCAGGACACCTGGTTCCCATCCGTGGTAGCGGACGACGAGCAGGATGGTCGTGGAACGGGGTCGGCGGAGGACCAGGTCGACGACTAGCCTCCTGGTGTGAGCGAGAACACAGAAAACGATCTGGTGGCGACCGATCCGGGGGACCCGCGCCGGGTAGGCCCGGTGGCGACCGGCATCGTCGGGCCGACGCTGGCGCTGGTCGCCGTGGTCCTGGTCGCCGCTGCCCTCCGCCCCGGCGCCACCTCGGTGGGACCGGTGATGGCCGAGTTGCGCCATCAGTTCGGTCTCAACGGCGCGGTGGCCGGCCTGCTCACCGCCCTGCCGGGGCTGACGTTCGGGGCGATCGGCGCCCTGGCGGTGGCGCTGGCGCGCCGGATCGGCCTCACCGCGGGGGTGTTCACCGGTCTGGTGCTGATCGCCCTGGGGTTCCTGTTGCGGACGTTCACCGGGTCGACCGCCGCGTTCCTCGCCTGCACACTGATCGGCCTGGCCGGCATGGCGCTGGGCAACGTGCTGGTGCCCGCGTGGATCAAGCGGCATGGCGGGGGCGCCGTCACCCGGCTGATGACCGCGTACAGCGTCACCCTGCTGATCGGCGCCGCGGCCGCCTCGATTCTCGCTGCCCCGCTGGTGCGGGTCGCGCCCGGCGGCTGGCGGGCGGCGCTCGGCGTGTGGGGCCTCGCGGCGGGGATCGGTCTGCTGCCGTGGCTCGTCCTCACCCTCCGGGAACGACGGGACCGGGCCGACCGGGCCGGCGCGCCGATCCTGCCGCCGAGCGGGTCCCTGCTGCGGTCGCCGACCGCGCTGGCGCTGTCGCTGTTCTTCGGGATGCAGGCGCTCAACGCGTACGCCCAGTTCGGCTGGCTGCCGCAGATCTATCGGGATGCGGGACTGTCGGGGGAGGCGGCCGGCGCACTGCTGGGGCTGATCTCCCTGCTGGGGATCGTCGGCGGCTTCCTGATGCCGGTCTGGGTGGAGCGCTCGGCGGACCTGACGGCGGGGATCGTCGGCTTCGGCGTGCTCACGGTGGGCGGCTACGTCGGCCTGTGGCTGGCCCCGGCCGCGGTGCCGTGGCTGTGGGCGGGCTTGCTGGGCCTGGGCGGTTGGGCGTTCACTGCGGCGATCGCGATGATCACCGCCCGGACACACAACCCGCACGTGACGGCCCGGGTGTCGGGATTCGCCCAACCGGTCGGCTACGTACTGGCCGGTCTCGGGCCGCTGTTGGTCGGCGTGCTCTACCAGGTGACTCACGGCTGGACCGCGGTGCTGGCGCTGTTGGTCGGCACCGCCGTGGTGATGACGGTCGCCGGCCTGCGGCTCGCCCGGCCGACGTACGTCGACGACGAGATCTGACCGCGGCGGACCGCTCCGTCCGGATGGAGCCGACCGGCGAGCCGCCGCACGAATGAGCAGTCCTCAGGGCCGGCGCGCCTCGAACTCGAGGCGTACGTAGTCGATCACCGGCTCGCCCATCGCCCGGGCCACCGCGTCGACGTACCCGTCGCGGTCCTCCGCCGGCATCCCACGCACCACCTCGCCGAGGATGATCGTGGCCAGGTAGGGCCGCAGCGTCGCCCCGTCGAGCACCAGCGGATCGGGACGCAGCCGGACGGCCACGTCCACGAACCCGGCGGCGACCAGCGCGGCCCGGGTCGCCTCGACCCCGGCGAAATGGGTCGCATCGGCCGGCTCGGCGACACCCTCGACCAGCCGGCGGGCCCGGTGGACCCGCTGCAACTGGCCCTCGCCGCCGG encodes:
- a CDS encoding class I SAM-dependent methyltransferase: MDGNERTDGTEGPVADITWLGTPEGHRAIAEAGALPDTEAPGAVARLRARYGGHAAAALTQVALRRAARVKFGADAERWLYTRAGLEQATRPAVAAHRAATYAAAGARTVLDLGCGIGTDARAFLDAGLDVVAVELDPVTAAVAAANLAPAVAAGRARVVTGDATALLDGLWSPGVSVFADPARRTGAGRTWNPADFTPPWDWAVGLLDRAAATGGVGCLKLGPGLPYRLIPEGVAAEWVSHRGDLVEVALWAGAGAGLPAAGTRTATLLDDAGAVHRLVATDTTVPGREPAVGTVLWEPDPAVIRAGAVDTLAALLGAGRVAEEIAYLVGDPAEPADAGAPPAGAGAPPADAGVEPTAFATAFRILEVLPAREKVLRAWVRERRVGRLEIKKRGVDTDPAALRRRLRPSGPYAATLVLTPTPDGARALVVERAERTSPPPSRS
- a CDS encoding nitroreductase family protein, translating into MTTTVRAPRNATSVPIHAPLADRWSPRGFDADYVVSEEDLKALGEAARWAPSASNLQPTRFIVAARGTETFDKILSALMDFNQAWTPRASLLIVAVAELERDGKRLRWAEYDLGQAVAHLSVEAQSRGLHVRQMGGFHVDALRETFDLGPALEPVSVVAVGKAAAGDDLPESIRQRDAAPRTRRALDELTIVRDA
- a CDS encoding MFS transporter — its product is MSENTENDLVATDPGDPRRVGPVATGIVGPTLALVAVVLVAAALRPGATSVGPVMAELRHQFGLNGAVAGLLTALPGLTFGAIGALAVALARRIGLTAGVFTGLVLIALGFLLRTFTGSTAAFLACTLIGLAGMALGNVLVPAWIKRHGGGAVTRLMTAYSVTLLIGAAAASILAAPLVRVAPGGWRAALGVWGLAAGIGLLPWLVLTLRERRDRADRAGAPILPPSGSLLRSPTALALSLFFGMQALNAYAQFGWLPQIYRDAGLSGEAAGALLGLISLLGIVGGFLMPVWVERSADLTAGIVGFGVLTVGGYVGLWLAPAAVPWLWAGLLGLGGWAFTAAIAMITARTHNPHVTARVSGFAQPVGYVLAGLGPLLVGVLYQVTHGWTAVLALLVGTAVVMTVAGLRLARPTYVDDEI